A single Brassica oleracea var. oleracea cultivar TO1000 unplaced genomic scaffold, BOL UnpScaffold00950, whole genome shotgun sequence DNA region contains:
- the LOC106320521 gene encoding uncharacterized protein LOC106320521 isoform X10, which translates to MWVDMLLIDVNSTIMQATIYANRLPRFRSKLAAGKMFSISGFDVAQCAQNYRLTDSPLLLRFSDLTDFDELAEPVSPLPQEGFRFRNHSELAELANTNTQLPGEITAVKSTVNDTLGEKDRIMATINDTKVILSLFDSQAVSFHKKPEDMNGDPMVIVATSINPKMVGGTHIYFDKETTAGEVYFYNLVARDTGVPSAAPLLKGYAKVETLTVAELNNFITSATSQEIDFICTGKVVRLDVDKGWCYVTCAKCSQKLQRTVSALECTQCNNTNAVGVLRYRVELAIADDTAEGVFVCFDGVMTKLHNLRASEAGQMLAEEGVNPEDAVVPPFITDMEG; encoded by the exons ATGTGGGTCGACATGCTCTTGATCGACGTTAAT TCAACCATAATGCAAGCCACCATCTATGCTAACCGCCTTCCGAGATTCCGGTCTAAGCTCGCCGCCGGAAAAATGTTTTCTATATCCGGTTTCGATGTTGCCCAGTGTGCTCAGAATTACCGGCTCACCGACTCTCCTTTGCTGCTCCGGTTTAGTGATTTAACCGATTTTGATGAGTTAGCAGAGCCGGTTTCGCCCTTGCCACAAGAAGGCTTCCGGTTCCGCAATCATTCTGAGCTAGCCGAATTGGCTAACACGAACACACAGCTCCCAG GTGAGATAACAGCTGTTAAGAGTACCGTTAACGACACTCTTGGAGAGAAGGACCGTATCATGGCAACTATCAA TGATACAAAGGTCATTTTAAGCCTCTTTGACTCTCAAGCCGTGTCTTTTCATAAAAAACCTGAAGACATGAATGGTGATCCAATGGTGATTGTCGCTACTAGCATAAACCCTAAGATGGTTGGAG GAACACACATCTACTTTGACAAGGAGACCACCGCAGGGGAGGTTTACTTCTACAA TTTGGTCGCTAGAGACACTGGAGTCCCATCTGCCGCACCATTACTGAAAGGATACGCAAAGGTGGAGACTCTGACCGTCGCAGAgctcaataattttataacctCTGCTACATCACAG GAAATTGACTTCATCTGCACCGGTAAAGTTGTCCGGCTCGACGTGGACAAGGGATGGTGTTATGTTACCTGCGCCAAATGCAGTCAAAAATTGCAGCGTACAGTCTCTGCTTTGGAGTGTACGCAATGCAATAATACCAATGCTGTCGGCGTTCTCCG CTATCGTGTGGAGTTGGCAATTGCTGATGATACTGCTGAAGGTGTGTTCGTGTGTTTTGATGGGGTGATGACTAAGCTACACAACCTCAGAGCAAGTGAAGCCGGTCAGATGTTG GCTGAAGAAGGAGTAAATCCTGAGGATGCTGTGGTGCCTCCATTTATCACGGACATGGAAGGATAA
- the LOC106320521 gene encoding uncharacterized protein LOC106320521 isoform X6, with product MWVDMLLIDVNSTIMQATIYANRLPRFRSKLAAGKMFSISGFDVAQCAQNYRLTDSPLLLRFSDLTDFDELAEPVSPLPQEGFRFRNHSELAELANTNTQLPEIIGEITAVKSTVNDTLGEKDRIMATIKLDNDTKVILSLFDSQAVSFHKKPEDMNGDPMVIVATSINPKMVGGTHIYFDKETTAGEVYFYNLVARDTGVPSAAPLLKGYAKVETLTVAELNNFITSATSQEIDFICTGKVVRLDVDKGWCYVTCAKCSQKLQRTVSALECTQCNNTNAVGVLRYRVELAIADDTAEGVFVCFDGVMTKLHNLRASEAGQMLAEEGVNPEDAVVPPFITDMEG from the exons ATGTGGGTCGACATGCTCTTGATCGACGTTAAT TCAACCATAATGCAAGCCACCATCTATGCTAACCGCCTTCCGAGATTCCGGTCTAAGCTCGCCGCCGGAAAAATGTTTTCTATATCCGGTTTCGATGTTGCCCAGTGTGCTCAGAATTACCGGCTCACCGACTCTCCTTTGCTGCTCCGGTTTAGTGATTTAACCGATTTTGATGAGTTAGCAGAGCCGGTTTCGCCCTTGCCACAAGAAGGCTTCCGGTTCCGCAATCATTCTGAGCTAGCCGAATTGGCTAACACGAACACACAGCTCCCAG AAATTATAGGTGAGATAACAGCTGTTAAGAGTACCGTTAACGACACTCTTGGAGAGAAGGACCGTATCATGGCAACTATCAAGTTGGATAA TGATACAAAGGTCATTTTAAGCCTCTTTGACTCTCAAGCCGTGTCTTTTCATAAAAAACCTGAAGACATGAATGGTGATCCAATGGTGATTGTCGCTACTAGCATAAACCCTAAGATGGTTGGAG GAACACACATCTACTTTGACAAGGAGACCACCGCAGGGGAGGTTTACTTCTACAA TTTGGTCGCTAGAGACACTGGAGTCCCATCTGCCGCACCATTACTGAAAGGATACGCAAAGGTGGAGACTCTGACCGTCGCAGAgctcaataattttataacctCTGCTACATCACAG GAAATTGACTTCATCTGCACCGGTAAAGTTGTCCGGCTCGACGTGGACAAGGGATGGTGTTATGTTACCTGCGCCAAATGCAGTCAAAAATTGCAGCGTACAGTCTCTGCTTTGGAGTGTACGCAATGCAATAATACCAATGCTGTCGGCGTTCTCCG CTATCGTGTGGAGTTGGCAATTGCTGATGATACTGCTGAAGGTGTGTTCGTGTGTTTTGATGGGGTGATGACTAAGCTACACAACCTCAGAGCAAGTGAAGCCGGTCAGATGTTG GCTGAAGAAGGAGTAAATCCTGAGGATGCTGTGGTGCCTCCATTTATCACGGACATGGAAGGATAA
- the LOC106320521 gene encoding uncharacterized protein LOC106320521 isoform X7, whose protein sequence is MWVDMLLIDVNSTIMQATIYANRLPRFRSKLAAGKMFSISGFDVAQCAQNYRLTDSPLLLRFSDLTDFDELAEPVSPLPQEGFRFRNHSELAELANTNTQLPGEITAVKSTVNDTLGEKDRIMATIKLDNDTKVILSLFDSQAVSFHKKPEDMNGDPMVIVATSINPKMVGGTHIYFDKETTAGEVYFYNLVARDTGVPSAAPLLKGYAKVETLTVAELNNFITSATSQEIDFICTGKVVRLDVDKGWCYVTCAKCSQKLQRTVSALECTQCNNTNAVGVLRYRVELAIADDTAEGVFVCFDGVMTKLHNLRASEAGQMLAEEGVNPEDAVVPPFITDMEG, encoded by the exons ATGTGGGTCGACATGCTCTTGATCGACGTTAAT TCAACCATAATGCAAGCCACCATCTATGCTAACCGCCTTCCGAGATTCCGGTCTAAGCTCGCCGCCGGAAAAATGTTTTCTATATCCGGTTTCGATGTTGCCCAGTGTGCTCAGAATTACCGGCTCACCGACTCTCCTTTGCTGCTCCGGTTTAGTGATTTAACCGATTTTGATGAGTTAGCAGAGCCGGTTTCGCCCTTGCCACAAGAAGGCTTCCGGTTCCGCAATCATTCTGAGCTAGCCGAATTGGCTAACACGAACACACAGCTCCCAG GTGAGATAACAGCTGTTAAGAGTACCGTTAACGACACTCTTGGAGAGAAGGACCGTATCATGGCAACTATCAAGTTGGATAA TGATACAAAGGTCATTTTAAGCCTCTTTGACTCTCAAGCCGTGTCTTTTCATAAAAAACCTGAAGACATGAATGGTGATCCAATGGTGATTGTCGCTACTAGCATAAACCCTAAGATGGTTGGAG GAACACACATCTACTTTGACAAGGAGACCACCGCAGGGGAGGTTTACTTCTACAA TTTGGTCGCTAGAGACACTGGAGTCCCATCTGCCGCACCATTACTGAAAGGATACGCAAAGGTGGAGACTCTGACCGTCGCAGAgctcaataattttataacctCTGCTACATCACAG GAAATTGACTTCATCTGCACCGGTAAAGTTGTCCGGCTCGACGTGGACAAGGGATGGTGTTATGTTACCTGCGCCAAATGCAGTCAAAAATTGCAGCGTACAGTCTCTGCTTTGGAGTGTACGCAATGCAATAATACCAATGCTGTCGGCGTTCTCCG CTATCGTGTGGAGTTGGCAATTGCTGATGATACTGCTGAAGGTGTGTTCGTGTGTTTTGATGGGGTGATGACTAAGCTACACAACCTCAGAGCAAGTGAAGCCGGTCAGATGTTG GCTGAAGAAGGAGTAAATCCTGAGGATGCTGTGGTGCCTCCATTTATCACGGACATGGAAGGATAA
- the LOC106320521 gene encoding uncharacterized protein LOC106320521 isoform X5, protein MWVDMLLIDVNSTIMQATIYANRLPRFRSKLAAGKMFSISGFDVAQCAQNYRLTDSPLLLRFSDLTDFDELAEPVSPLPQEGFRFRNHSELAELANTNTQLPGEITAVKSTVNDTLGEKDRIMATINDTKVILSLFDSQAVSFHKKPEDMNGDPMVIVATSINPKMVGGGLFLNATSGTHIYFDKETTAGEVYFYNLVARDTGVPSAAPLLKGYAKVETLTVAELNNFITSATSQEIDFICTGKVVRLDVDKGWCYVTCAKCSQKLQRTVSALECTQCNNTNAVGVLRYRVELAIADDTAEGVFVCFDGVMTKLHNLRASEAGQMLAEEGVNPEDAVVPPFITDMEG, encoded by the exons ATGTGGGTCGACATGCTCTTGATCGACGTTAAT TCAACCATAATGCAAGCCACCATCTATGCTAACCGCCTTCCGAGATTCCGGTCTAAGCTCGCCGCCGGAAAAATGTTTTCTATATCCGGTTTCGATGTTGCCCAGTGTGCTCAGAATTACCGGCTCACCGACTCTCCTTTGCTGCTCCGGTTTAGTGATTTAACCGATTTTGATGAGTTAGCAGAGCCGGTTTCGCCCTTGCCACAAGAAGGCTTCCGGTTCCGCAATCATTCTGAGCTAGCCGAATTGGCTAACACGAACACACAGCTCCCAG GTGAGATAACAGCTGTTAAGAGTACCGTTAACGACACTCTTGGAGAGAAGGACCGTATCATGGCAACTATCAA TGATACAAAGGTCATTTTAAGCCTCTTTGACTCTCAAGCCGTGTCTTTTCATAAAAAACCTGAAGACATGAATGGTGATCCAATGGTGATTGTCGCTACTAGCATAAACCCTAAGATGGTTGGAG GTGGTTTGTTCCTCAATGCAACATCAGGAACACACATCTACTTTGACAAGGAGACCACCGCAGGGGAGGTTTACTTCTACAA TTTGGTCGCTAGAGACACTGGAGTCCCATCTGCCGCACCATTACTGAAAGGATACGCAAAGGTGGAGACTCTGACCGTCGCAGAgctcaataattttataacctCTGCTACATCACAG GAAATTGACTTCATCTGCACCGGTAAAGTTGTCCGGCTCGACGTGGACAAGGGATGGTGTTATGTTACCTGCGCCAAATGCAGTCAAAAATTGCAGCGTACAGTCTCTGCTTTGGAGTGTACGCAATGCAATAATACCAATGCTGTCGGCGTTCTCCG CTATCGTGTGGAGTTGGCAATTGCTGATGATACTGCTGAAGGTGTGTTCGTGTGTTTTGATGGGGTGATGACTAAGCTACACAACCTCAGAGCAAGTGAAGCCGGTCAGATGTTG GCTGAAGAAGGAGTAAATCCTGAGGATGCTGTGGTGCCTCCATTTATCACGGACATGGAAGGATAA
- the LOC106320521 gene encoding uncharacterized protein LOC106320521 isoform X1 produces MWVDMLLIDVNSTIMQATIYANRLPRFRSKLAAGKMFSISGFDVAQCAQNYRLTDSPLLLRFSDLTDFDELAEPVSPLPQEGFRFRNHSELAELANTNTQLPEIIGEITAVKSTVNDTLGEKDRIMATIKLDNDTKVILSLFDSQAVSFHKKPEDMNGDPMVIVATSINPKMVGGGLFLNATSGTHIYFDKETTAGEVYFYNLVARDTGVPSAAPLLKGYAKVETLTVAELNNFITSATSQEIDFICTGKVVRLDVDKGWCYVTCAKCSQKLQRTVSALECTQCNNTNAVGVLRYRVELAIADDTAEGVFVCFDGVMTKLHNLRASEAGQMLAEEGVNPEDAVVPPFITDMEG; encoded by the exons ATGTGGGTCGACATGCTCTTGATCGACGTTAAT TCAACCATAATGCAAGCCACCATCTATGCTAACCGCCTTCCGAGATTCCGGTCTAAGCTCGCCGCCGGAAAAATGTTTTCTATATCCGGTTTCGATGTTGCCCAGTGTGCTCAGAATTACCGGCTCACCGACTCTCCTTTGCTGCTCCGGTTTAGTGATTTAACCGATTTTGATGAGTTAGCAGAGCCGGTTTCGCCCTTGCCACAAGAAGGCTTCCGGTTCCGCAATCATTCTGAGCTAGCCGAATTGGCTAACACGAACACACAGCTCCCAG AAATTATAGGTGAGATAACAGCTGTTAAGAGTACCGTTAACGACACTCTTGGAGAGAAGGACCGTATCATGGCAACTATCAAGTTGGATAA TGATACAAAGGTCATTTTAAGCCTCTTTGACTCTCAAGCCGTGTCTTTTCATAAAAAACCTGAAGACATGAATGGTGATCCAATGGTGATTGTCGCTACTAGCATAAACCCTAAGATGGTTGGAG GTGGTTTGTTCCTCAATGCAACATCAGGAACACACATCTACTTTGACAAGGAGACCACCGCAGGGGAGGTTTACTTCTACAA TTTGGTCGCTAGAGACACTGGAGTCCCATCTGCCGCACCATTACTGAAAGGATACGCAAAGGTGGAGACTCTGACCGTCGCAGAgctcaataattttataacctCTGCTACATCACAG GAAATTGACTTCATCTGCACCGGTAAAGTTGTCCGGCTCGACGTGGACAAGGGATGGTGTTATGTTACCTGCGCCAAATGCAGTCAAAAATTGCAGCGTACAGTCTCTGCTTTGGAGTGTACGCAATGCAATAATACCAATGCTGTCGGCGTTCTCCG CTATCGTGTGGAGTTGGCAATTGCTGATGATACTGCTGAAGGTGTGTTCGTGTGTTTTGATGGGGTGATGACTAAGCTACACAACCTCAGAGCAAGTGAAGCCGGTCAGATGTTG GCTGAAGAAGGAGTAAATCCTGAGGATGCTGTGGTGCCTCCATTTATCACGGACATGGAAGGATAA
- the LOC106320521 gene encoding uncharacterized protein LOC106320521 isoform X4 translates to MWVDMLLIDVNSTIMQATIYANRLPRFRSKLAAGKMFSISGFDVAQCAQNYRLTDSPLLLRFSDLTDFDELAEPVSPLPQEGFRFRNHSELAELANTNTQLPEIIGEITAVKSTVNDTLGEKDRIMATIKLDNDTKVILSLFDSQAVSFHKKPEDMNGDPMVIVATSINPKMVGGGLFLNATSGTHIYFDKETTAGEVYFYKDTGVPSAAPLLKGYAKVETLTVAELNNFITSATSQEIDFICTGKVVRLDVDKGWCYVTCAKCSQKLQRTVSALECTQCNNTNAVGVLRYRVELAIADDTAEGVFVCFDGVMTKLHNLRASEAGQMLAEEGVNPEDAVVPPFITDMEG, encoded by the exons ATGTGGGTCGACATGCTCTTGATCGACGTTAAT TCAACCATAATGCAAGCCACCATCTATGCTAACCGCCTTCCGAGATTCCGGTCTAAGCTCGCCGCCGGAAAAATGTTTTCTATATCCGGTTTCGATGTTGCCCAGTGTGCTCAGAATTACCGGCTCACCGACTCTCCTTTGCTGCTCCGGTTTAGTGATTTAACCGATTTTGATGAGTTAGCAGAGCCGGTTTCGCCCTTGCCACAAGAAGGCTTCCGGTTCCGCAATCATTCTGAGCTAGCCGAATTGGCTAACACGAACACACAGCTCCCAG AAATTATAGGTGAGATAACAGCTGTTAAGAGTACCGTTAACGACACTCTTGGAGAGAAGGACCGTATCATGGCAACTATCAAGTTGGATAA TGATACAAAGGTCATTTTAAGCCTCTTTGACTCTCAAGCCGTGTCTTTTCATAAAAAACCTGAAGACATGAATGGTGATCCAATGGTGATTGTCGCTACTAGCATAAACCCTAAGATGGTTGGAG GTGGTTTGTTCCTCAATGCAACATCAGGAACACACATCTACTTTGACAAGGAGACCACCGCAGGGGAGGTTTACTTCTACAA AGACACTGGAGTCCCATCTGCCGCACCATTACTGAAAGGATACGCAAAGGTGGAGACTCTGACCGTCGCAGAgctcaataattttataacctCTGCTACATCACAG GAAATTGACTTCATCTGCACCGGTAAAGTTGTCCGGCTCGACGTGGACAAGGGATGGTGTTATGTTACCTGCGCCAAATGCAGTCAAAAATTGCAGCGTACAGTCTCTGCTTTGGAGTGTACGCAATGCAATAATACCAATGCTGTCGGCGTTCTCCG CTATCGTGTGGAGTTGGCAATTGCTGATGATACTGCTGAAGGTGTGTTCGTGTGTTTTGATGGGGTGATGACTAAGCTACACAACCTCAGAGCAAGTGAAGCCGGTCAGATGTTG GCTGAAGAAGGAGTAAATCCTGAGGATGCTGTGGTGCCTCCATTTATCACGGACATGGAAGGATAA
- the LOC106320521 gene encoding uncharacterized protein LOC106320521 isoform X3: MWVDMLLIDVNSTIMQATIYANRLPRFRSKLAAGKMFSISGFDVAQCAQNYRLTDSPLLLRFSDLTDFDELAEPVSPLPQEGFRFRNHSELAELANTNTQLPEIIGEITAVKSTVNDTLGEKDRIMATINDTKVILSLFDSQAVSFHKKPEDMNGDPMVIVATSINPKMVGGGLFLNATSGTHIYFDKETTAGEVYFYNLVARDTGVPSAAPLLKGYAKVETLTVAELNNFITSATSQEIDFICTGKVVRLDVDKGWCYVTCAKCSQKLQRTVSALECTQCNNTNAVGVLRYRVELAIADDTAEGVFVCFDGVMTKLHNLRASEAGQMLAEEGVNPEDAVVPPFITDMEG, from the exons ATGTGGGTCGACATGCTCTTGATCGACGTTAAT TCAACCATAATGCAAGCCACCATCTATGCTAACCGCCTTCCGAGATTCCGGTCTAAGCTCGCCGCCGGAAAAATGTTTTCTATATCCGGTTTCGATGTTGCCCAGTGTGCTCAGAATTACCGGCTCACCGACTCTCCTTTGCTGCTCCGGTTTAGTGATTTAACCGATTTTGATGAGTTAGCAGAGCCGGTTTCGCCCTTGCCACAAGAAGGCTTCCGGTTCCGCAATCATTCTGAGCTAGCCGAATTGGCTAACACGAACACACAGCTCCCAG AAATTATAGGTGAGATAACAGCTGTTAAGAGTACCGTTAACGACACTCTTGGAGAGAAGGACCGTATCATGGCAACTATCAA TGATACAAAGGTCATTTTAAGCCTCTTTGACTCTCAAGCCGTGTCTTTTCATAAAAAACCTGAAGACATGAATGGTGATCCAATGGTGATTGTCGCTACTAGCATAAACCCTAAGATGGTTGGAG GTGGTTTGTTCCTCAATGCAACATCAGGAACACACATCTACTTTGACAAGGAGACCACCGCAGGGGAGGTTTACTTCTACAA TTTGGTCGCTAGAGACACTGGAGTCCCATCTGCCGCACCATTACTGAAAGGATACGCAAAGGTGGAGACTCTGACCGTCGCAGAgctcaataattttataacctCTGCTACATCACAG GAAATTGACTTCATCTGCACCGGTAAAGTTGTCCGGCTCGACGTGGACAAGGGATGGTGTTATGTTACCTGCGCCAAATGCAGTCAAAAATTGCAGCGTACAGTCTCTGCTTTGGAGTGTACGCAATGCAATAATACCAATGCTGTCGGCGTTCTCCG CTATCGTGTGGAGTTGGCAATTGCTGATGATACTGCTGAAGGTGTGTTCGTGTGTTTTGATGGGGTGATGACTAAGCTACACAACCTCAGAGCAAGTGAAGCCGGTCAGATGTTG GCTGAAGAAGGAGTAAATCCTGAGGATGCTGTGGTGCCTCCATTTATCACGGACATGGAAGGATAA
- the LOC106320521 gene encoding uncharacterized protein LOC106320521 isoform X8 — MWVDMLLIDVNSTIMQATIYANRLPRFRSKLAAGKMFSISGFDVAQCAQNYRLTDSPLLLRFSDLTDFDELAEPVSPLPQEGFRFRNHSELAELANTNTQLPEIIGEITAVKSTVNDTLGEKDRIMATINDTKVILSLFDSQAVSFHKKPEDMNGDPMVIVATSINPKMVGGTHIYFDKETTAGEVYFYNLVARDTGVPSAAPLLKGYAKVETLTVAELNNFITSATSQEIDFICTGKVVRLDVDKGWCYVTCAKCSQKLQRTVSALECTQCNNTNAVGVLRYRVELAIADDTAEGVFVCFDGVMTKLHNLRASEAGQMLAEEGVNPEDAVVPPFITDMEG; from the exons ATGTGGGTCGACATGCTCTTGATCGACGTTAAT TCAACCATAATGCAAGCCACCATCTATGCTAACCGCCTTCCGAGATTCCGGTCTAAGCTCGCCGCCGGAAAAATGTTTTCTATATCCGGTTTCGATGTTGCCCAGTGTGCTCAGAATTACCGGCTCACCGACTCTCCTTTGCTGCTCCGGTTTAGTGATTTAACCGATTTTGATGAGTTAGCAGAGCCGGTTTCGCCCTTGCCACAAGAAGGCTTCCGGTTCCGCAATCATTCTGAGCTAGCCGAATTGGCTAACACGAACACACAGCTCCCAG AAATTATAGGTGAGATAACAGCTGTTAAGAGTACCGTTAACGACACTCTTGGAGAGAAGGACCGTATCATGGCAACTATCAA TGATACAAAGGTCATTTTAAGCCTCTTTGACTCTCAAGCCGTGTCTTTTCATAAAAAACCTGAAGACATGAATGGTGATCCAATGGTGATTGTCGCTACTAGCATAAACCCTAAGATGGTTGGAG GAACACACATCTACTTTGACAAGGAGACCACCGCAGGGGAGGTTTACTTCTACAA TTTGGTCGCTAGAGACACTGGAGTCCCATCTGCCGCACCATTACTGAAAGGATACGCAAAGGTGGAGACTCTGACCGTCGCAGAgctcaataattttataacctCTGCTACATCACAG GAAATTGACTTCATCTGCACCGGTAAAGTTGTCCGGCTCGACGTGGACAAGGGATGGTGTTATGTTACCTGCGCCAAATGCAGTCAAAAATTGCAGCGTACAGTCTCTGCTTTGGAGTGTACGCAATGCAATAATACCAATGCTGTCGGCGTTCTCCG CTATCGTGTGGAGTTGGCAATTGCTGATGATACTGCTGAAGGTGTGTTCGTGTGTTTTGATGGGGTGATGACTAAGCTACACAACCTCAGAGCAAGTGAAGCCGGTCAGATGTTG GCTGAAGAAGGAGTAAATCCTGAGGATGCTGTGGTGCCTCCATTTATCACGGACATGGAAGGATAA
- the LOC106320521 gene encoding uncharacterized protein LOC106320521 isoform X2 yields MWVDMLLIDVNSTIMQATIYANRLPRFRSKLAAGKMFSISGFDVAQCAQNYRLTDSPLLLRFSDLTDFDELAEPVSPLPQEGFRFRNHSELAELANTNTQLPGEITAVKSTVNDTLGEKDRIMATIKLDNDTKVILSLFDSQAVSFHKKPEDMNGDPMVIVATSINPKMVGGGLFLNATSGTHIYFDKETTAGEVYFYNLVARDTGVPSAAPLLKGYAKVETLTVAELNNFITSATSQEIDFICTGKVVRLDVDKGWCYVTCAKCSQKLQRTVSALECTQCNNTNAVGVLRYRVELAIADDTAEGVFVCFDGVMTKLHNLRASEAGQMLAEEGVNPEDAVVPPFITDMEG; encoded by the exons ATGTGGGTCGACATGCTCTTGATCGACGTTAAT TCAACCATAATGCAAGCCACCATCTATGCTAACCGCCTTCCGAGATTCCGGTCTAAGCTCGCCGCCGGAAAAATGTTTTCTATATCCGGTTTCGATGTTGCCCAGTGTGCTCAGAATTACCGGCTCACCGACTCTCCTTTGCTGCTCCGGTTTAGTGATTTAACCGATTTTGATGAGTTAGCAGAGCCGGTTTCGCCCTTGCCACAAGAAGGCTTCCGGTTCCGCAATCATTCTGAGCTAGCCGAATTGGCTAACACGAACACACAGCTCCCAG GTGAGATAACAGCTGTTAAGAGTACCGTTAACGACACTCTTGGAGAGAAGGACCGTATCATGGCAACTATCAAGTTGGATAA TGATACAAAGGTCATTTTAAGCCTCTTTGACTCTCAAGCCGTGTCTTTTCATAAAAAACCTGAAGACATGAATGGTGATCCAATGGTGATTGTCGCTACTAGCATAAACCCTAAGATGGTTGGAG GTGGTTTGTTCCTCAATGCAACATCAGGAACACACATCTACTTTGACAAGGAGACCACCGCAGGGGAGGTTTACTTCTACAA TTTGGTCGCTAGAGACACTGGAGTCCCATCTGCCGCACCATTACTGAAAGGATACGCAAAGGTGGAGACTCTGACCGTCGCAGAgctcaataattttataacctCTGCTACATCACAG GAAATTGACTTCATCTGCACCGGTAAAGTTGTCCGGCTCGACGTGGACAAGGGATGGTGTTATGTTACCTGCGCCAAATGCAGTCAAAAATTGCAGCGTACAGTCTCTGCTTTGGAGTGTACGCAATGCAATAATACCAATGCTGTCGGCGTTCTCCG CTATCGTGTGGAGTTGGCAATTGCTGATGATACTGCTGAAGGTGTGTTCGTGTGTTTTGATGGGGTGATGACTAAGCTACACAACCTCAGAGCAAGTGAAGCCGGTCAGATGTTG GCTGAAGAAGGAGTAAATCCTGAGGATGCTGTGGTGCCTCCATTTATCACGGACATGGAAGGATAA
- the LOC106320521 gene encoding uncharacterized protein LOC106320521 isoform X9, whose amino-acid sequence MWVDMLLIDVNSTIMQATIYANRLPRFRSKLAAGKMFSISGFDVAQCAQNYRLTDSPLLLRFSDLTDFDELAEPVSPLPQEGFRFRNHSELAELANTNTQLPEIIGEITAVKSTVNDTLGEKDRIMATIKLDNDTKVILSLFDSQAVSFHKKPEDMNGDPMVIVATSINPKMVGGTHIYFDKETTAGEVYFYKDTGVPSAAPLLKGYAKVETLTVAELNNFITSATSQEIDFICTGKVVRLDVDKGWCYVTCAKCSQKLQRTVSALECTQCNNTNAVGVLRYRVELAIADDTAEGVFVCFDGVMTKLHNLRASEAGQMLAEEGVNPEDAVVPPFITDMEG is encoded by the exons ATGTGGGTCGACATGCTCTTGATCGACGTTAAT TCAACCATAATGCAAGCCACCATCTATGCTAACCGCCTTCCGAGATTCCGGTCTAAGCTCGCCGCCGGAAAAATGTTTTCTATATCCGGTTTCGATGTTGCCCAGTGTGCTCAGAATTACCGGCTCACCGACTCTCCTTTGCTGCTCCGGTTTAGTGATTTAACCGATTTTGATGAGTTAGCAGAGCCGGTTTCGCCCTTGCCACAAGAAGGCTTCCGGTTCCGCAATCATTCTGAGCTAGCCGAATTGGCTAACACGAACACACAGCTCCCAG AAATTATAGGTGAGATAACAGCTGTTAAGAGTACCGTTAACGACACTCTTGGAGAGAAGGACCGTATCATGGCAACTATCAAGTTGGATAA TGATACAAAGGTCATTTTAAGCCTCTTTGACTCTCAAGCCGTGTCTTTTCATAAAAAACCTGAAGACATGAATGGTGATCCAATGGTGATTGTCGCTACTAGCATAAACCCTAAGATGGTTGGAG GAACACACATCTACTTTGACAAGGAGACCACCGCAGGGGAGGTTTACTTCTACAA AGACACTGGAGTCCCATCTGCCGCACCATTACTGAAAGGATACGCAAAGGTGGAGACTCTGACCGTCGCAGAgctcaataattttataacctCTGCTACATCACAG GAAATTGACTTCATCTGCACCGGTAAAGTTGTCCGGCTCGACGTGGACAAGGGATGGTGTTATGTTACCTGCGCCAAATGCAGTCAAAAATTGCAGCGTACAGTCTCTGCTTTGGAGTGTACGCAATGCAATAATACCAATGCTGTCGGCGTTCTCCG CTATCGTGTGGAGTTGGCAATTGCTGATGATACTGCTGAAGGTGTGTTCGTGTGTTTTGATGGGGTGATGACTAAGCTACACAACCTCAGAGCAAGTGAAGCCGGTCAGATGTTG GCTGAAGAAGGAGTAAATCCTGAGGATGCTGTGGTGCCTCCATTTATCACGGACATGGAAGGATAA